From Candidatus Sulfotelmatobacter sp., the proteins below share one genomic window:
- a CDS encoding CDGSH iron-sulfur domain-containing protein, translated as MPAARITVMNNGSLRIEGDFEIVDSEGRRFGLSGRTRVSLCRCGQSSNKPFCDSAHKTCGFDSTLVAFDLPPPAPKP; from the coding sequence ATGCCCGCCGCCCGCATCACGGTGATGAACAACGGGTCGCTTCGCATCGAGGGCGACTTCGAGATCGTGGACTCCGAAGGCCGGCGGTTCGGACTTTCCGGGCGCACCCGCGTCTCGCTGTGTCGCTGCGGCCAATCGAGCAACAAGCCGTTCTGTGACAGCGCTCACAAGACCTGTGGATTCGATTCGACGCTGGTCGCGTTCGACCTTCCGCCTCCCGCGCCCAAGCCGTGA